The Halobacillus amylolyticus nucleotide sequence ACCACCGCTTCCTGCAAATAGATCTAACACTTGTCCACCATCAAAGAAAGGCCCAATGATTTGAAACAATGACTCCTTTACCTTATCTGTAGTAGGTCTCGTTCTATGATTAGGTACAGGTTTAAGCTGTCTTCCCTTATGTACGCCTGCAATTACCCTCATAACTTGCCACCTCTCTCATCCGCATTCACAACTATCCTACCACAAATAGATAGGAGCAGGAAACGTTTCACATGAGCTACCTGTTTAAAAATAAATACTAAGATTTTCGTATAATTTAAAAGAGAAGTGGTGATACTGATTTGTGAAGCAGGAATTCTGCTTCTGAAAACGGAGAAGGCTTAATTCCCCATAGGTCCTTCTTCCGGTTTCTCCTCTCCCTTTGCTTTTTGTTTCCATATAGAAGCAAAAAGAAGGGCTGTCCCAAGTAGGACAGCCCTATTTTTTTATTCAAGAAAACTTTTCATCGCTCCCTGTTCCGTGCTAGAGTAATGAATAGAACAATGGAAAGGGACGATGCAAATTGATCCAAAAATTTATTGAACTCGGAGAAGGGTATGCGGATATTTACGAACTTACTGAATTAGGCCGGCAAATGCCTGATCGAATACAACACGCGATTGCTTTTTACAGTGAAAAGTCAAATCGTCCAGTTGCCTCTCTCGCACTCATTATGAAACCTACCCCTGAGCAAAAGTTTCAACCAATCTATCTATGCAGAGAAGGGATCCCTAACCCGCATGAAAGGCCGAACCAACGTTTTGAACTTTTCAAGGAGATGGTGGAAAGCAGTGAGAAGAAAGTGAATGAATTCACGGTTAAACCTTCAAATGCCTTCCCCGAAACCGAGTTGTATTATCAATATTTAATCGGTATCCTTAGAACGAACAAATTTATTCCTCCACTCTCATAATAGACGTCGAGTGCGCATTTTAAAAAATAGACGTTCGCAGTATGGCGAACGCCTATCAAATC carries:
- a CDS encoding DUF7147 family protein, which gives rise to MIQKFIELGEGYADIYELTELGRQMPDRIQHAIAFYSEKSNRPVASLALIMKPTPEQKFQPIYLCREGIPNPHERPNQRFELFKEMVESSEKKVNEFTVKPSNAFPETELYYQYLIGILRTNKFIPPLS